In the Malassezia vespertilionis chromosome 1, complete sequence genome, one interval contains:
- a CDS encoding uncharacterized protein (EggNog:ENOG503NVIY; COG:J; BUSCO:EOG0926142H): MADPCPLAWAFRAQKRLGLRAGLSDFPAVPGFDEEHSDARMLKYSRDGSMLGVALENSIHIYEVHADAVKLLHEIPVQKGIELSFSPKGTFLSTWERPVRSEEGGNVLYSKNLRVWDTKTGQLVAEFERRQLDGAFFQFTDAEEYCVRQVSTELQVYDPRNFAQGTIGRLRVDNIGAFQLGPSTNPSVAVFFPEKRGAPASVRLYAVKSMLGASLDAQVQPLAQKSFFKAEKVTFKWNATGTSLLVMTATDHDQTGKSYYGESNLYMLSARGDFDCRVELDKEGPIHDFEWNPSSREFVVIYGYMPAKAVIFSYRVNVIAELGTQPRNLIAFNPQGRLFCLAGFGNLAGTVDIWDRERLEDGKLFTLDASNSSVLEWSPCGQFLLTGTLSPRLRVENGVKIWHCTGVLVHVEMVDEMYQTCWRPQHETVPPFPKQIPSAPACSAAATALLAKKTATTKLAGTYRPPGARSSGASTSDYLHRNVEESAPKPLYHPPAAARGRRKVPGAAPAEPKAVQKPEMGAADVTASEAGTVEKKLRNLAKKLKAIEQLKERRNRGEAMEKTQLQKIEGEQEIRKELQELGG; the protein is encoded by the exons ATGGCCGATCCCTGTCCTCTGGCGTGGGCGT TTCGTGCACAGAAGCGACTTGgtttgcgcgctggactCTCCGATTTTCCCGCCGTGCCGGGATTTGACGAGGagcacagcgacgcgcggaTGCTCAAGTACAGCCGCGACGGCTCCATGCTCGGTGTTGCACTGGAAAACAG TATCCACATTTACGAAGTACACGCGGACGCTGTGAAACTTTTGCACGAAATTCCCGTGCAAAAGGGGATCGAGCTGAGTTTCTCGCCCAAAGGCACCTTTCTTTCTACCTGGGAGCGCCCCGTGCGCTCGGAGGAGGGAGGAAACGTGCTATACAGCAAGAACTTGCGTGTGTGGGATACCAAAACTGGACAACTCGTGGCTGAATtcgagcggcgccagcTTGACGGCGCGTTTTTCCAGTTTACCGACGCAGAAGAATACTGCGTACGCCAAGTCTCTACCGAGCTGCAGGTGTATGACCCGCGCAACTTTGCACAGGGCACGATAGGGCGCTTGCGTGTGGACAACATTGGTGCTTTCCAGCTTGGACCCAGCACAAATCCATCCGTGGCCGTCTTCTTCCCGGaaaaaagaggcgcgcctgcgtctGTGCGTCTTTACGCGGTCAAGTCAATGCTCGGTGCCTCGCTTGATGCACAAGTGCAGCCTCTCGCACAAAAGTCCTTTTTCAAGGCGGAAAAGGTCACGTTTAAGTGGAACGCGACAGGCACATCGCTGCTAGTGATGACCGCGACAGATCATGACCAAACGGGCAAATCCTACTATGGCGAGTCAAATTTGTACATGCtctctgcgcgcggcgacttTGACTGCCGCGTCGAACTCGACAAGGAAGGGCCGATCCACGACTTTGAGTGGAATCCCAGCAGCCGCGAATTTGTCGTTATCTACGGCTACATGCCGGCCAAGGCAGTCATCTTTTCTTACCGCGTGAATGTGATTGCCGAACTCGGCACGCAGCCGCGCAACTTGATTGCATTCAATCCCCAAGGCCGCCTGTTTTGCCTGGCTGGTTTTGGCAACTTGGCCGGCACCGTCGATATCTGGGACCGCGAACGCCTTGAGGACGGCAAACTCTTCACGCTCGACGCAAGCAACAGCAGCGTCTTGGAATGGAGCCCGTGCGGCCAGTTTTTGCTCACTGGGACATTGTCTCCGCGTCTTCGTGTAGAGAACGGCGTGAAAATTTGGCACTGCACGGGTGTTTTGGTGCACGTTGAAATGGTGGACGAAATGTACCAGACATGCTGGCGTCCGCAGCATGAGACCGTGCCGCCGTTCCCAAAGCAAATTCCTTCAGCCCCTGCTTGCTCTGCTGCTGCgactgcgctgcttgccaagAAGACGGCGACGACTAAGCTAGCGGGCACGTATCGCCCccctggcgcgcgcagttcCGGCGCAAGTACGAGCGATTACCTGCACCGCAACGTGGAGGAGAGTGCACCAAAGCCACTGTACCATCcgcctgctgctgcgcgtggGCGTCGTAAAGTGccaggcgccgcgccagcaGAGCCCAAAGCTGTGCAGAAGCCGGAGATGGGTGCTGCAGACGTGACAGCGAGCGAGGCTGGTACGGTGGAGAAGAAGCTGCGTAACTTGGCCAAGAAGCTCAAGGCGATAGAGCAGCtcaaggagcgccgcaatcGGGGCGAGGCGATGGAAAAGACACAGCTGCAGAAAATTGAAGGAGAGCAAGAGATTCGTAAAGAGTTGCAGGAGCTCGGGGGATGA
- a CDS encoding uncharacterized protein (COG:Q; EggNog:ENOG503NUC4) encodes MALQRRVRALYTSARALDTAPLFSLRDAYIPRMSTSSGQNGGLRWTIRDDPAECWAIVGPSSETGGAVRRSITDLLLGKTRTHCISTGKLHPPVHPFLNGASPQQSITHVAFQTRTNTSGEFIDYTTRYGAIREDDCETLLESLLASMGVYTGHIAKKRMQPDPLAPFDSDDGRGVGLFKWPSTEAHLQAAAKARAAKQAIYAIAPQLAIDEALLARPSVALSNGQTRRARILRALLSGAQVVVLAEPFTGLDPATRHDVTKLFARLHANKAPRLCLLLREQDHIPDFVTHLVKIDEDGRVVLGPKDTVGPSRAAEHVPGSYDCVKDNHAQRIGVGDASKPAYAHLQDVSIDYGGEPVLAHISLAVHPGTRMVLVGDNGSGKTTLLSLLLGDHPRSYALDEDRLSLFGAARSAASNAHLFLQRRIGHLSPELYNAFPRKGLEVDGLRVAEVVESGYDGIFTRRPRSAAEKRRARHLLSVFCDVLVPSQGEFADEEALAKASFSTSLSHGSQALVLFLRALVHRPLLLVLDEPFQGMSARQAARARAYLDACSDSAWCFYGMDAAEIEQDKAWRQALALVTVSHYEAEWPRSCGALLRLEKGVAVEQW; translated from the coding sequence ATGGCGCTGCAACGTCGTGTGCGCGCTCTGTAtacctcggcgcgcgccctTGACACTGCCCCGCTCTTTTCCCTGCGAGATGCATATATACCTCGCATGTCTACGAGCTCCGGCCAAAACGGGGGACTCAGGTGGACGATTCGAGACGATCCCGCCGAGTGCTGGGCGATTGTAGGTCCGTCGAGCGAgacgggcggcgcagtgcggcgcagcattaCAGATCTGCTGCTGGGAAAGACGCGCACACACTGTATTAGTACCGGCAAACTACATCCTCCCGTCCATCCGTTCCTGAACGGAGCATCGCCCCAGCAGAGCATTACACACGTCGCTTTCCAAACGCGCACAAACACGTCGGGCGAGTTTATAGACTACACGACACGGTACGGCGCAATACGCGAGGACGACTGCGAAACACTGCTGGAGAGTCTCTTGGCGTCCATGGGCGTCTACACGGGCCACATcgcaaagaagcgcatgcagcccgatccgctcgcgccgttCGATTCCGACGacgggcgcggcgtgggTCTGTTCAAGTGGCCGTCTACCGAGGCGCACCTGCAGGCTGCAGCGaaggcacgcgcggccaagCAAGCCATATATGCCATTGCACCGCAACTTGCGATCGATGaggcgctccttgcgcgccCATCTGTAGCTCTCTCGAATGGCCAAACTCGTCGTGCGCGGATTctccgcgcgcttctttccGGCGCACAAGTGGTCGTGCTTGCCGAACCATTCACAGGACTGGATCCTGCGACGCGCCACGACGTCACGAAACTGTTTGCGCGGCTGCACGCAAacaaagcgccgcgactgTGTTTGCTCCTCCGTGAGCAGGACCACATTCCCGACTTTGTCACACATCTTGTAAAAATCGACGAAGACGgccgcgtcgtgctgggCCCGAAAGACACGGTGGGGCCGtcacgcgctgcagagcacGTACCCGGAAGCTACGATTGTGTCAAGGATAATCATGCACAGCGTATCGGCGTTGGCGACGCGTCGAAGCCTGCATACGCGCACTTGCAAGATGTGTCGATAGACTACGGTGGGGAGCCGGTGCTCGCACATATTTCCCTGGCGGTTCATCCCGGAACACGCATGGTGCTTGTGGGTGATAATGGGAGTGGAAAAACAACTTTGCTGTCCTTGCTGCTCGGCGATCATCCGCGCTCTTACGCACTCGATGAAGACCGACTGAGTCTgtttggcgctgcgcgcagtgccgcgagcaatgcacacctttttctgcagcggcgcatcggccACCTTTCTCCGGAGCTGTACAATGCGTTTCCACGCAAAGGACTCGAGGTAGATGGcctgcgcgtcgctgagGTGGTGGAGAGTGGCTATGACGGTATCTTtacgcgccgcccacgcagcgccgccgagaagcgacgcgcacggcACCTTTTGAGCGTCTTTTGCGACGTTTTGGTGCCGTCACAGGGCGAGTTTGCTGATGAGGAAGCGCTGGCCAAAGCATCCTTCTCTACATCCTTGTCGCATGGGTCGCAAGCGCTGGTCTTGTTTTTGCGTGCGTTGGTGCACCGTCCCTTGCTCCTTGTTCTCGACGAGCCGTTCCAAGGTatgagcgcgcgccaagcagcacggGCGCGCGCATACCTCGATGCGTGCTCCGACTCCGCATGGTGCTTTTACGGCATGGATGCAGCGGAGATCGAGCAGGACAAGGCGTGGCGCCAAGCACTGGCGCTGGTCACAGTGAGCCACTACGAAGCCGAATGGCCGCGTTCGTGTGGGGCACTGCTGCGTCTCGAGAAAGGCGTAGCAGTTGAGCAGTGGTAG
- the ROT2 gene encoding glucan 1,3-alpha-glucosidase (COG:G; EggNog:ENOG503NUB9; BUSCO:EOG09260B3X; CAZy:GH31): MAEYVESFAKGFRSPYSISAPGVVEENVLTVPVYSALYPDIEFAMWFTFFQDGTARVQMDQRGETYKGWKRYDQAAMWAITELPAPALDIEHRYDEKKHITTVRWGTMSPKNEMRLQHDPVRIEFVRDGVVQMVMNERALLHMEHFRAKPNPFPTPKEGDASKLAFQRAEALAKRAPKKGAKTIEQWSRFETEDAGEWEETWDQIRDSKPKGPEGVALDISFPGYDTLYGLPEHASPLSLRSTRAAPPGEEEEENRYSDPYRLMNTDVFEYKHDSPMSLYGNAPILHAQSKGSAVSVLWMNAAETWIDLHKTSKRPGTPLRSQTRKPTSASPQDKSLYSGGSAPHSSHAHFFSESGILDLFVFLGPSSAQIMQQFTALVGRTALPQYFAIGYHQCRWNYLSDKDVVQVSEQFDAADMPMDVMWLDIEYSKDHMYGVWDQSTFPDPERMVDALDDRGRKLVLIMDPHLKKTHTYYLYQEAKDNGLLVKTKDGTTDYEGDCWSKRASWIDVFNPASWLWWSDQFSLAKRKLKANARNVFVWNDMSEPAIFDGPEVTSPKDVIHHGGWENRDVHNINGLIYQNLTATGLTDRELGTTDKDGLFGVQRRPFVLSRAWWLGSQRFGAIWTGDNMGTWEHFAVSVPMILSNGLGGMSFCGADIGGFFGNPDEELLLRWYQAGIFEPFFRAHAHIDTKRREPYLYDGTTRDALRRLLQLRYQLLPVWYTAFWKSHMNGQPVLRPQHLMFPLDTQGFAVDDQYYLGDSGLLVKPPVQQGVSSVAMYLAEPETYYHFYTHHLYQGVGRIIVPAPLTHELPLLLRGGSILPVRERNRRAAELQRLDPFTLYIAVSTLHAPVLASGQLYMDDGQTFAYQEQNAFIARQFTLTYKRNSFQLASASVTRAAGDMADGTDVALQHPNNPFAHAMEQVRVERVVILGLPRAPKKIVARDANGTAVHVPFHFTPAERRKPSQDDASDSCASKLVLRDPKLGIAHDWVLDIE, from the coding sequence ATGGCAGAGTACGTGGAATCGTTTGCAAAAGGGTTTCGATCGCCCTACTCAATCTCCGCGCCCGGCGTGGTGGAAGAGAATGTGTTGACGGTGCCGGTGTACAGTGCGCTGTACCCCGACATTGAGTTTGCTATGTGGTTCACATTCTTCCAGGACGGTACTGCGCGTGTCCAGATGgaccagcgcggcgagacGTACAAAGGCTGGAAGCGCTACGACCAAGCCGCGATGTGGGCGATCACGGAGCTCCCCGCCCCTGCGTTGGATATCGAGCATAGGTATGATGAGAAGAAACATATTACTACGGTGCGGTGGGGCACCATGTCGCCAAAGAACGAGATGCGCTTGCAACACGACCCAGTGCGCATTGAATTTGTGCGTGACGGTGTGGTGCAAATGGTGATGAACGAGCGCGCATTGTTGCATATGGAGCACTTCCGAGCTAAGCCAAACCCATTCCCGACGCCCAAGGAGGGGGATGCGTCCAAGCTCGcgttccagcgcgccgaggcactggccaagcgcgcgccaaagaagGGCGCGAAAACAATAGAGCAGTGGTCGCGTTTCGAGACGGAGGATGCAGGCGAATGGGAGGAGACGTGGGACCAAATAAGAGACTCAAAACCCAAAGGCCCCGAAGGCGTTGCGCTCGATATTTCTTTCCCGGGCTACGACACGCTCTACGGACTTCCGGAGCACGCAAGTCCAttgtctttgcgcagcacacgcgcagcgccgccaggcgaagaggaagaagagaaTCGGTACTCGGACCCGTACCGCTTGATGAATACAGATGTGTTTGAGTACAAGCACGATAGCCCTATGAGTCTCTACGGCAATGCGCCTATTCTCCACGCGCAGAGCAAAGGCAGCGCCGTGTCTGTTCTTTGGATGAACGCGGCAGAGACGTGGATTGACTTGCACAAGACGTCCAAGCGTCCCGGGAcaccgctgcgctcgcagACGCGCAAACCGACCAGTGCGTCGCCGCAGGACAAAAGTCTCTATTCGGGCGGCTCCGCCCCACATTCTTCCCACGCCCACTTTTTCTCCGAGTCTGGCATACTGGATTTGTTTGTTTTTCTTGGGCCCTCGTCCGCACAGATCATGCAGCAGTTCACCGCTCTTGTGGgccgcacagcgctgcCGCAGTACTTTGCGATCGGCTACCACCAATGCCGCTGGAACTATTTGTCGGACAAGGATGTCGTCCAGGTTAGCGAGCAGTTCGATGCTGCGGACATGCCCATGGATGTGATGTGGCTTGATATCGAGTATAGCAAGGACCACATGTACGGCGTGTGGGATCAGAGTACGTTTCCCGACCCCGAACGTATGGTCGACGCACTCGACGACCGCGGCCGCAAATTGGTGCTCATCATGGACCCGCACTTGAAAAAGACGCACACATACTACCTGTACCAAGAAGCCAAGGACAATGGACTGCTTGTCAAGACCAAAGACGGCACCACAGACTACGAGGGCGACTGCTGGAGCAAACGGGCGAGCTGGATCGACGTATTCAACCCTGCCTCATGGCTCTGGTGGAGCGATCAGTTTTCGCTCGCGAAACGCAAGCTCAaggcaaatgcgcgcaacgtgTTCGTTTGGAACGATATGAGCGAGCCGGCCATCTTTGACGGCCCCGAGGTTACCTCGCCGAAAGATGTAATCCACCACGGCGGCTGGGAGAACCGCGACGTGCACAATATCAACGGTCTGATCTACCAGAACCTGACCGCGACGGGCCTAACCGACCGTGAGCTCGGCACCACGGACAAGGACGGACTGtttggcgtgcagcgcaggccGTTTGTGCTGAGCCGTGCTTGGTGGCTCGGCTCCCAACGCTTCGGTGCGATCTGGACGGGCGATAATATGGGTACATGGGAACACTTTGCCGTGAGTGTGCCCATGATCCTTTCTAATGGCCTTGGTGGTATGAGCTTCTGTGGCGCAGATATCGGGGGCTTTTTTGGCAATCccgacgaggagctgctcCTTCGCTGGTACCAAGCAGGCATCTTTGAGCCgttttttcgcgcgcacgcccacATTGATacaaagcgccgcgagccgTACTTGTACGATGGCACaacgcgcgatgcgctccgccgATTGCTCCAGCTGCGCTACCAGCTCTTGCCTGTATGGTACACTGCATTCTGGAAATCCCACATGAATGGCCAGCCCGTCCTCAGGCCACAGCATCTCATGTTCCCTTTGGATACACAGGGGTTCGCGGTGGATGATCAGTACTACCTGGGCGACTCTGGCTTGCTTGTAAAGCCACCGGTCCAGCAGGGCGTGTCGAGCGTCGCGATGTACCTGGCCGAGCCCGAGACGTACTACCACTTCTACACCCATCACCTGTATCAAGGCGTAGGCCGCATTATtgttcctgcgccgctcacgcATGAGCTTCCGCTGCTGCTTCGCGGCGGTAGCATTTTGCCTGTCCGCGAACGGaaccgccgcgcggcggagctTCAGCGACTGGATCCTTTTACGCTGTACATTGCCGTCAGTACACTCCATGCGCCGGTACTTGCATCTGGCCAGCTGTACATGGACGACGGACAAACATTTGCGTACCAAGAGCAAAATGCTTTTATTGCACGCCAGTTCACGCTCACCTACAAGCGCAACAGCTTCCAGCTTGCGTCGGCCTCAGTGACAAGAGCAGCAGGGGACATGGCCGATGGGACGGATGTGGCATTGCAGCACCCCAACAATCCGTTCGCACACGCCATGGAGCAGGTGCGTGTAGAGCGTGTGGTGATTTTGGGCCTCCCCCGCGCACCGAAAAAgattgtcgcgcgcgatgcaaacgGTACAGCCGTGCATGTGCCCTTCCACTTTACGCccgccgagcggcgcaaaccGAGCCAAGACGATGCGAGCGATTCGTGTGCGTCCAAAttggtgctgcgcgacccGAAGCTGGGCATTGCACACGACTGGGTACTGGATATAGAGTAG
- the ECM31 gene encoding 3-methyl-2-oxobutanoate hydroxymethyltransferase (COG:H; BUSCO:EOG09263FTE; EggNog:ENOG503NV9A): MVARGALQRTLCGPRAYFCTSAQRQSAWPTAPSTPSTQAVPKPAITVASLLKQKAAQEPITCITAYDNPTALSVRAAGADMCLVGDSLANVALGYASTRSLTLDAMIHHGRAVSAAVHAPALDMDPACPPAPFVVIDMPFGSCNISIDDGMRNVVRVIQETRAPAVKMEGSLELVPLIRKLNGAGISVMGHIGLQPQRFGDANSFRVQGTDADSACAIYEAARALEDAGCFSIVLECIPAKLGEAISAALRIPTIGIGAGPHTSGQVLVSTDLANDVTSPAHVSAVLHEMQASEHTTRTVDLAKWPAGPKFVRSFAAPHSLAALRIEAYRAFCDAVRNRTYPDLATESYRIKTDAWEAFQARFTHTP, from the coding sequence ATGGTGGCtcgcggtgcgctgcagcggaCGCTGTgtgggccgcgcgcctacttttgcacgagcgcacAAAGGCAAAGCGCATGGCCAACAGCGCCATCTACACCTAGTACACAAGCAGTGCCGAAGCCGGCCATCACAGTAGCATCGCTCCTCAAgcaaaaagcggcgcaggagccGATCACCTGCATCACTGCATACGATAACCCGACAGCGCTgagtgtgcgcgccgccggtgCAGATATGTGTCTCGTGGGCGACTCACTAGCAAATGTTGCACTGGGCTATGCGTCCACACGCTCGCTCACACTTGACGCCATGATCCACCACGGCCGCGCCGTTTCcgctgcggtgcatgcgcctgcgctggaCATGGATCCAGCATGCCCTCCCGCCCCGTTTGTAGTTATCGACATGCCATTTGGCTCGTGCAATATCTCCATCGACGACGGGATGCGCAACGTCGTACGCGTCATCCAGGAGACGAGAGCGCCCGCCGTCAAGATGGAGGGCTCGCTCGAGCTGGTGCCTCTGATCAGGAAGCTGAACGGCGCGGGGATTTCCGTCATGGGCCATATTGGTTTGCAGCCGCAGCGGTTCGGCGATGCGAACTCGTTTCGTGTACAGGGGACAGATGCAGACAGTGCGTGTGCTATTTACGaggccgcgcgtgcgctggaagaTGCCGGATGCTTTTCCATTGTGCTCGAGTGCATCCCtgccaagctcggcgaggcgaTCAGCGCTGCACTCCGCATTCCCACGATCGGGATTGGCGCGGGGCCGCACACAAGCGGCCAAGTGCTCGTCTCGACGGATCTTGCGAACGACGTGACCAGTCCCGCGCACGTATCTGCCGTCCTGCATGAGATGCAGGCATCCGAGCACACCACCCGCACTGTCGATTTGGCGAAATGGCCCGCAGGACCAAAGTTTGTGCGCTCGTTTGCCGCGCCACATAGCCTTGCCGCGTTGCGGATCGAGGCATATCGCGCATTTTGcgacgccgtgcgcaatCGCACATACCCCGACCTTGCGACGGAGTCCTACCGCATCAAGACCGACGCCTGGGAAGCATTCCAGGCACGTTTTACACATACCCCGTAG
- a CDS encoding type I protein arginine methyltransferase (COG:K; COG:O; COG:T; EggNog:ENOG503NV5S): protein MAYRVQLDDTSSTYTGPHMRSEAFDASKTHTPVHEDVDEDNDDLDNYDGWQEEAAPTRALFPAHDKLYADAEEALADAKRQGCDFRALVSKLHLDALQVIRLVNYIRRANVPPTEAAALTGHESFLKDDAELKPVPGYEEDGLLQVDFDDDESVDNDPLAELATLRAAYQELRLQYAERLGIGAADAHGTAKPPSSPAGGDAHYFDSYAGHDIHQTMISDTARTLSYAQFILSPENAHLLRGKTVMDVGCGSGILSLFCARAGAKQVLAIDASDVVERAEANIAENGFTNVIRVFRGKIEELDAQLLSYVGQVDFLVSEWMGYFLLYESMLPSVLYARERYLAKDGILAPSHCRMLLAAATDRGNGALRERYRFWDNVYGFRMPTMTKGLAEDAAVEEVEQDAIVSTVAPICELPLEQLAVRQPEFVSPFALTCTETCTVYGFVSWFDTWFCPAPRVDPADLPSCRVDPIEQSEVHGLDLHGNQVTNAPAQGKGQTVSFTTSPFGKQTHWKQTVFLLKMPVEAIEGTRITGEIRVHTSANNERELDVEIHYDVDERPRPGEKRVQSRLVQLYSVR from the exons ATGGCCTATCGTGTCCAGCTTGACGATACTTCGTCCACATACACGGGACCGCATATGCGGTCCGAGGCCTTTGATGCATCAAAAACGCACACTCCTGTGCATGAAGACGTTGATGAGGACAATGACGACCTCGACAACTACGACGGATGGCAAGAAGAAGctgcgccgacgcgcgcccTGTTCCCTGCACACGACAAGCTCTACGCCGATGCagaagaagcgcttgcagatGCCAAGAGGCAGGGCTGTGATTTCCGCGCGTTGGTCTCCAAGCTCC ACTTGGATGCCTTGCAGGTGATTCGGCTAGTGAATTAcattcgccgcgcgaatGTGCCCCCTACAGAGGCAGCTGCGCTTACCGGACATGAATCATTTTTAAAAGATGATGCAGAACTGAAACCTGTGCCTGGCTACGAAGAGGACGGTCTGCTGCAAGTCGActttgacgacgacgaaagCGTCGACAACGACCCGCTTGCAGAGCTTgcgacattgcgcgctgcgtacCAGGAATTGCGGTTGCAGTATGCAGAGAGACTTGGCATTGGTGCAGCCGATGCACATGGCACGGCAAAACCTCCATCGTCTCCCGCTGGAGGCGATGCGCACTACTTTGACAGCTACGCCGGCCACGATATTCACCAAACAATGATTTCCGATACGGCGCGCACACTTTCCTATGCACAGTTCATCCTTTCGCCTGAGAATGCTCACCTACTCCGCGGCAAAACGGTCATGGATGTTGGGTGTGGATCCGGCATTTTGAGTCTCTTCTGTGCGCGTGCTGGCGCCAAGCAAGTACTGGCGATCGATGCGAGCGATGTGGTCGAACGCGCCGAGGCAAACATTGCCGAAAATGGGTTCACAAACGTCATACGCGTTTTTCGCGGCAAGATCGAGGAGCTGGATGCGCAGCTACTTTCGTACGTGGGTCAAGTCGATTTCCTTGTGAGCGAGTGGATGGGCTACTTTTTGCTGTATGAGTCTATGTTGCCTTCTGTCTTGTATGCGCGCGAACGATACCTTGCCAAAGATGGCATCCTTGCGCCTTCGCACTGCCGCATGCTGCTTGCAGCCGCGACCGACAGAGGAAATGGCGCCTTGCGCGAGCGGTATCGTTTTTGGGACAATGTCTATGGCTTCCGCATGCCAACTATGACCAAAGGCCTTGCAGAGGACGCTGCGGTGGAAGAGGTCGAGCAAGACGCGATTGTGAGCACGGTAGCACCGATCTGCGAGCTTCCTttggagcagctcgctgTGCGCCAGCCAGAATTTGTGTCGCCATTCGCGCTGACGTGCACGGAAACGTGCACAGTGTACGGCTTCGTTTCCTGGTTCGATACGTGGTTTTGCCCTGCGCCACGTGTCGACCCTGCCGACCTGCCGTCATGCCGCGTAGATCCGATCGAGCAAAGCGAGGTGCATGGACTTGACTTGCACGGCAACCAAGTCACGAATGCCCCTGCGCAAGGCAAGGGACAAACCGTCTCCTTTACCACTTCGCCCTTCGGGAAGCAAACACACTGGAAGCAAACCGTGTTCCTGCTCAAGATGCCGGTCGAGGCCATCGAAGGAACGCGCATTACTGGCGAAATTCGTGTGCACACGTCGGCAAACAATGAGCGCGAGCTTGACGTGGAGATTCACTATGATGTCGACGAGCGTCCAAGGCCTGGTGAGAAACGAGTGCAATCGCGACTCGTACAGCTGTACTCTGTGCGTTGA